The genomic DNA AAAGTTGACCAGATCAGCAGAGAGATACTTCAGGAACAAATGTAGCTTGTTTACCAACTATGCTGTATTTATTGCCACCAGAATGTTCAAAGAATGAAACAGGGTCTTCCCAAAGAGCTGGAGAAGCATCTGAAGAAAATCTGCTTCAGCCTCCTTTCTTACTATCAACCTGAATGGGGTACAGTAACCAGACACTTCATTATCTACTCCTACCAGTAAATATTCTCATTCACTTCCACAGCCTTAATATCGCGTTATTGTTCTGCATTGACACAATGACCAGGATGCTGTTTCGTAATCTCTTCTAGAGAACGAGAGTGAGCGTCTGAAGACCAGCAAGCTGTCTCATCTGGCAGCCCAGCTggacaaagagaagaaaagagcagAGAGTCTGAAGGAGACCTGCCGGGAAAACACAGTCCTCCTGCAAAGACAGACTCAACTCTACCTCTCCGTAAGTGCTCTTTCAATAACATGTAGTTAGCTAAAACAAGCAAATATATTTccattggtttttttttttgcagattatcacgtatatacacactaccggtcaaaagtttggggtcacttagaaatttccattccactctattccagacagaataccagctgagatcagttgcatttttttttttttaaacagggcagcagttttcagattacattatgtgcttacataattgcaaaatggttctccaatgttttctcagttagccttttaaaatgatatcagattagtaaagagaatgtgcctttggaacattggatgaatggttgctgataatgggcaatggaGATAtcgcattaaagatcagccacttctttctataACAGTTgggaacccttttgcaattatgtaagaacataatgtaatctgaaaactgctgccctgattaaaaaaaacaaacaatgcaactggtgtgtgtgtgtgtatatacacacacacacacacacacacacacacacacacacatatacatatatatttatatttattcagccaaatggctagtgaatgttcacattttacCAGCTGCttaatagattaccattgttttttggctAGTGAGTAGtgcagtggcagcaaaaactgtcctgttagtagtgtcccgggacagtcagacactgtcctgtgacacccagacactgtgctgtgactccatgactgtcccgggacaatcagacactgtcctgtgactcccagacactgtcctgtgactccatgactgtcctgtgactcccatgactgtcccaggacagtcaacactgtcctgtacactgtcctgtgactcccatgagtGTCCtgggacagtgtctgactgtcccgagacactcctcaggacaccACTAGCAGtacaggacagtttttgctgccactgctgctggagAATCTTCCTGCCCCTTGTATATTTTgccagcatttggctagtagatggtgctaattttggaccctgcATTTACATAATATTTGgctttcagtgttttttctttttcttgacttGTGTCCAGGAACTGATTAAGTGTATTCAGCTTCTCCAGTCTCTCATCTTGGACCACAGGCTGAGAATCCAGACAGATTTGGACCGGAAGAAGTTAGAGTACTTAGAGGGAAAATGTGAATTAGTCTTACAGAAGATCAAGTAAGGAGTTATCGATTCCTTGCATgcttatatactgtacacttcGATATTGTAGATTTCCTGGTGCCATTATCCAGAAAGACTTACTATGAGAATAAACTCCAATCTTTAGTTCATGCATTTCAGTTTTTACAtatgtttttctcttcttccttcAAAGGACTGAGATGGTGGAAATTCAGCTGGACATGTACACAGTGGACTCGATAGCTGCTCATAGAAAAATAAGGCAAGATGCTTTTAGTCCATGTCTGACTCATTTCTTACTTTGTCATGCACTTCCTATATTATTTCTATAGCTCCACTGCGGTTTCCTAAAGGTTACACAGTGATGATAGTTGAAGGAATGTTTACGGTTTCTCATTcgtattaaacattaaaatgtccTTTTTGAATTTGaactgtaaatataaataataaagccTTCAGAAACGTTAATATAGAAACTACATTCTGTCTCATACTTCTCTAAAAACCTAACaatcttttgttgttgtctcaATTTCAGAGAGAAGCTGGAGTCTGATCTGAAGGCCTGTCAGGTGGAGAAGCAGTCTGTTGAGCTAAAACTGGCCTCCTTTGAGATCTTGGGCAAAGAGTTTGAGGCCTTGGCTGAGGAGTACTGCAGATTACGGCAGAAGATAGAAATGAATAATTGGGCTCTGAAGGAGTTCACCCGGTGCAACAACAAGTGAAGATCGTATCTGATGCTGGGATGACAGCCAGCCATTCCCTTTCCCCAACATGTCATTGGTCACAGTGGCATGTTGGCTTTTGGATGCTTGACAGAGAAACTGTGTGGACGTTTGGCCTACAGGAACTATGTAGCATATGTACAGTAGTGAGTGAGCTAACCTGAAGGATTTCAATACAGCTCCTAACTTAAGAATGCTTCAATAAATTCAGCATCTTCAGTACATCACCATGGTAATCAgcatttctgctttctttgtttctaCCTGGACCCATAGAGTTCAAGTGTTCGGTATTCATTACTCTTTCAGTGCACTTTCACACTAAGCCTTAACTATCTTGCATGTGACTGCATGGTCACATGCATTTTGATTGCTCTCTGTATTATCTTAAAGGTTCATTTGGTAAGTTATTTAACACAATTAGGATTAAAGATTAAAaagtttttgtcatatttgctgaaactgtaactatatcctgacagtacctGTTCAGTGATTTGATTTAACTTCACCTGAAATAAGTGTTGaggtatatttttttgtaaaagttGAATTTGCATCCTCAGCCAAAAAAGTTGGGCGAGCATTCCTATGTATATTACGAAATAAACTTGGGagtaaaataaactaaatgtatGTATTATCAGGATCATTTTGAATACGAGAAATGTCCTGTATTCCTATAGCGTGATTCTCTGAGCTTGCCATCTGTTTAAACTGCAGTCGTGTAGTTGGTGTAATGTATACAAGACCGGTCCAAACATGTAGCAGTGTTATTTCAGAAATGATGGGTGTCATGCACGCGCATACtcctcatcttttttttttgtgtcttgaGTCTTTGAGTGTCTTGGCTCACATTTCAAAGCCTTAATTGTAATGAGTGATACGTGTAATGACGCTCCTAGTAttctttttcttcattaaaCACAATGCCATATAAATAATTCTTTTGGAAGACCCATTAGCTGTGTCCATGTTGCCCCCAgcgttgtttgtgttttctttaaatacACACCAACCAGCTGAGAGAAATGCTGCAGGTTAGTGCAATTCTGCAGCAGTTTGCATCTTAATCCACAAGATGGGAGTATATTTTCAGTTTTGAGGTCATGTCATATTTCCCACTGTGGTAAACTCAGCAGACGTCctggtttttgctttttctatttttactaTTCATACAACTTTACAATTAACAAACAATTACAATTAAACTGGATGCAACACCTAAGGCTGAGACACAGAAAAACACGTTTGTTATTTAGGCTATCACTCTTAAAATTCTGCACAATGATTCATAATTCAAGCTGTCAAATGAGCTTTCAATAAGTTCACAACTAGCAGCTCcactacgttttttttttttttttttaacatttaacttttttttcatgcagTATTTAAGAAATTGTGATTATTACCGTATTTAGATATTAGGAAAGAGTGTCAGGTTAACGGCCACTCCGTTGTTTTCTCGACGATCTTTGATTCTGTCTGCGCCACCGAGGAGAACCGGAAGTAGGTAGTGGAGCATCTCGCTCTAATAAACCCCTCTCTGCTTtgctctcatcatcatcatcagcagcagcagcagcagcagccccgcctCGCGAGACGCTGGCTGGTTCACCTCCAACACAACCCCACACATCTGGCTGTCACACAACAGTGCTGCCGCTCCGTCCGGTACCGCGGCATGCTCATTCACACCGGGACATACGAAGTGGATTTTAACTAGAGGGGCACAATGTCTGAGGTGCGAAAATTCACAAAGAGGTTAAGCAAACCCGGGACGGCCGCGGAAGTCAGGCAGAGCGTGTCGGAGGCTGTGAAGAGCTCCGTGGACCTTGTGGTAAGCACAGCTTTAATGCTTGTCTGTGGACCGGTGGCGGTCATTTTAGCTAGCAGGGATAATGTAACTAACTGGTTAACCTGCCAACTCCCCTCCCCGCTGTTCTCCTTGGGGAGCAATGTTATTATAGCTTTTctatttttcataattttctctacattgccactgttcattttGGTTTATCTCCACACTCTCCAGAATCtctttaatttgtgtttttccagttttttatCAACTGCGTTTGTCCCACCAACCTTAATAACCTATAGCTAACTGTTACTGTGAAGCTCTGGCATGTCTCTGAATGCACTACAATTTTACAGCGTTACTGGCAGTGCTACATTCTGTGCAAAAGAGACTCATTATTGAGCGATTAAATGCCGCGAATTCAACTCCCATATGTTGGCTTGGTTGTCTAAATTGCTGGCATTACAAAATAGTATGACATTGTCCACAGGAACACATGGCTTTTCAGTCATGTGCGGCTCCTTTTGTGTGCTGGCGGATGAAGAGCAGTGCCAGTTGGACAGCTGCAGCATGGCTTCCCTGTCCTTGCCTtggagcagtgtgtgtgagccTCTTGATTTCTGCTGCAAATGGCCACATATATTGTGCAAAAGAAGGCAGCTCATGCATGCCCTTATAATTTGATGTCTATTGTTAATGACGTGTGCAAGGcaaaaaggtttatttttttctctccttctgaATCAATAGCAGTGCTGGTGGCTGATAGTGGCTTGGAACAGACTGCAATAATGAGGGATTAGGCGCAGTGGTTTGAGATGAATAGCATTTAGGATCCTGCTGATacagcatttgtgtttttgtgtacgtgtgtgaaCATATTTTCATGTCAGTATGTCTTAAAGGCGTGACATTTGTCTTGAAACTTCCAGTGATGTCAGTGCAGATTGATGCCCGCCTGCTGATGACTTGTTTTCTTCTTGTTATAACTAAAACCATCTGGTTACTCCTCCACTTTCTCATTATGTGACAATGACAGACTTCAACCCAAAACAAATCAGTCCTACATCTTTGGCTGTTTAGAGAGTGGAGTTCCAGCTTGTTCCCTTGGGATTAGGCTTTCAGTCTTATGATGATCATCGTGAGGAGTGTGACTCAGTGAGGTTACTAGCGTAATAATCATGTGATAAGGTTTTGATTACTCCAACAGAggtgggagagtgtgtgtgtgtgtgtgtgtgtgtgtgtgtgtgtgtgtgtgtgtgtgtgtgtgtgattaggtTTCTAGCCACGTGTGATATGTGTGTTctgattgactttttttttttttctgttttagagtTGCAGGTTTTGGCTGCTCATTATATGGAATACATGGTTGGCTTGGTAACTGAGAACAAACGCTGTTTTGTGGAGGGTGTATGGGGATTCCCTCAGGCATGCTGTCACCATGCTTCCTGTGTGACTGGGTTTGTGTGTTCATTCTGAACATCTCTAGGAAGTCAGTCTTGTTTTCTAAATCTTTCCCTCCATGGCCTGTGTTCTTAGATTTTTAGTGAT from Sander vitreus isolate 19-12246 chromosome 19, sanVit1, whole genome shotgun sequence includes the following:
- the haus4 gene encoding HAUS augmin-like complex subunit 4, translated to MIQEERVSCSFSCCVRGKSLEIRPKVTLNVQLKMSESTHVSSLGMGDSLHHQVLASFPLCDITEEDLTQNPQFCKLLATLAQHVDQTGLTVPLKTELEKAEQKLQSQRRHWLHSESLHKGLQEMIQDHCVRKHHVTLPPDQNLFYETLEKCLLVAQCIRQLDPSSTTNQDQPSVLGLNPQQMMDLMPSEKNVQRMKQGLPKELEKHLKKICFSLLSYYQPEWENESERLKTSKLSHLAAQLDKEKKRAESLKETCRENTVLLQRQTQLYLSELIKCIQLLQSLILDHRLRIQTDLDRKKLEYLEGKCELVLQKIKTEMVEIQLDMYTVDSIAAHRKIREKLESDLKACQVEKQSVELKLASFEILGKEFEALAEEYCRLRQKIEMNNWALKEFTRCNNK